The following are encoded together in the Streptomyces tsukubensis genome:
- a CDS encoding pyridoxal phosphate-dependent aminotransferase, with the protein MSAATPPSERRVSARIGAISESATLAVDAKAKALKAAGRPVIGFGAGEPDFPTPEYIVEAAVEACRDPKNHRYTPAGGLPELKAAIAAKTLRDSGYEVDASQILVTNGGKQAIYEAFAAILDPGDEVIVPAPYWTTYPESIRLAGGIPVDVVADESTGYRVSLEQLEAARTERTKVVLFVSPSNPTGAVYSEADAEAIGRWAAENGLWVLTDEIYEHLVYGDAKFTSLPAIVPELRERCIVVNGVAKTYAMTGWRVGWLIGPKDVVKAATNLQSHATSNVSNVAQVAAIAAVSGDLDAVDAMGEAFDRRRRTIVRMLSEIDGVVCPVPEGAFYVYPSVKGLLGKEIRGRRPQSSVELAALILDEVEVAVVPGEAFGTPGYLRLSYALGDEDLVEGVSRVQKLLGEAKA; encoded by the coding sequence ATGAGCGCTGCAACTCCTCCTTCAGAGCGCCGGGTCTCCGCCCGTATCGGCGCGATCTCCGAGTCCGCGACCCTCGCTGTCGACGCCAAGGCAAAGGCCCTCAAGGCCGCCGGGCGTCCGGTGATCGGTTTCGGCGCGGGCGAGCCGGACTTCCCGACCCCGGAATACATCGTCGAGGCGGCGGTCGAGGCCTGCCGCGATCCGAAGAACCACCGCTACACCCCGGCCGGGGGGCTCCCCGAACTCAAGGCCGCCATCGCCGCGAAGACGCTGCGTGACTCGGGTTACGAGGTCGACGCCTCACAGATCCTGGTGACCAACGGCGGAAAGCAGGCCATCTACGAGGCGTTCGCCGCGATCCTCGACCCGGGCGACGAGGTCATCGTCCCCGCGCCGTACTGGACGACGTACCCCGAGTCCATCCGTCTCGCCGGCGGCATCCCCGTCGACGTCGTCGCGGACGAGTCGACGGGCTACCGCGTCTCCCTGGAGCAGTTGGAGGCCGCGAGGACCGAGCGCACCAAGGTGGTGCTCTTCGTCTCGCCCTCCAACCCGACGGGCGCGGTCTACTCGGAGGCCGACGCCGAGGCGATCGGCCGCTGGGCCGCGGAGAACGGGCTGTGGGTGCTGACCGACGAGATCTACGAGCACCTGGTGTACGGGGACGCGAAGTTCACCTCGCTGCCGGCGATCGTGCCCGAGCTGCGCGAGCGCTGCATCGTGGTGAACGGCGTGGCCAAGACGTACGCCATGACGGGCTGGCGGGTGGGCTGGCTGATCGGCCCGAAGGACGTGGTGAAGGCCGCGACCAACCTCCAGTCGCACGCGACCTCCAACGTGAGCAACGTCGCCCAGGTGGCGGCCATCGCCGCGGTCTCCGGCGACCTGGACGCGGTCGACGCGATGGGCGAGGCGTTCGACCGCAGGCGCAGGACGATCGTGCGGATGCTCAGCGAGATCGACGGCGTGGTGTGCCCGGTGCCCGAGGGCGCCTTCTACGTCTACCCGTCGGTGAAGGGGCTGCTCGGCAAGGAGATCCGGGGCAGGCGCCCGCAGAGTTCCGTGGAGCTCGCCGCGCTGATCCTGGACGAGGTCGAGGTCGCCGTGGTGCCGGGTGAGGCGTTCGGCACCCCTGGTTATCTGCGGCTTTCCTACGCGCTGGGTGACGAGGATCTCGTCGAGGGCGTCTCGCGCGTCCAGAAGCTGCTGGGCGAGGCCAAGGCCTGA
- the secE gene encoding preprotein translocase subunit SecE, whose product MTDAVGSIDMPDAQDEAPESKKKNRKGGKRGKKGPLGRLALFYRQIVAELRKVVWPTRGQLSTYTSVVIVFVVIMIGLVTVIDYGFSQAVKYVFG is encoded by the coding sequence GTGACGGACGCCGTGGGCTCCATCGACATGCCTGATGCCCAGGACGAGGCGCCTGAGTCAAAGAAGAAGAACCGCAAGGGCGGCAAGCGCGGCAAGAAGGGCCCTCTGGGCCGTCTCGCGCTCTTCTACCGGCAGATCGTCGCGGAACTCCGCAAGGTCGTCTGGCCGACTCGTGGGCAGCTCTCGACGTACACCTCCGTGGTGATCGTCTTCGTCGTCATCATGATCGGTCTGGTGACCGTGATTGACTACGGCTTCTCCCAGGCCGTCAAGTACGTCTTCGGCTGA
- the nusG gene encoding transcription termination/antitermination protein NusG yields the protein MSDPNLNDAAKSASAGFESPEDQLDIAKTADAEEPDQAEAADAAAGEPTEKAAATESAAEDAPIEGVEAGDSEAEMVAEGAPAEGDEPAESDDEDAEAAVEAVEEEAEPVDPVAALRDELRTLPGEWYVIHTYAGYENRVKTNLEQRAVSLNVEDYIFQAEVPQEEVVQIKNGDRKTIRQNKLPGYVLVRMDLTNESWGVVRNTPGVTGFVGNAYDPYPLTLDEIVKMLAPEAEEKAAREAAEAEGKPAPQRKVEVQVLDFEVGDSVTVTDGPFATLQATINEINADSKKVKGLVEIFGRETPVELSFDQIQKN from the coding sequence GTGTCTGACCCGAACCTGAACGACGCCGCCAAGTCTGCGAGCGCGGGCTTCGAGTCCCCTGAGGACCAGCTCGACATCGCCAAGACGGCGGACGCCGAGGAGCCGGACCAGGCCGAAGCTGCCGACGCCGCCGCGGGCGAGCCCACGGAGAAGGCCGCCGCCACCGAGTCCGCCGCCGAGGACGCCCCGATCGAGGGCGTGGAAGCCGGTGACTCCGAGGCCGAGATGGTGGCCGAGGGTGCCCCGGCCGAGGGCGACGAGCCCGCCGAGAGCGACGACGAGGACGCCGAGGCGGCCGTAGAAGCCGTCGAGGAAGAGGCCGAGCCGGTCGACCCCGTCGCCGCGCTCCGTGACGAACTGCGCACCCTCCCCGGCGAGTGGTACGTCATCCACACGTACGCCGGTTACGAGAACCGCGTGAAGACCAACCTCGAACAGCGCGCCGTCTCGCTCAACGTCGAGGACTACATCTTCCAGGCCGAGGTGCCGCAGGAAGAGGTCGTCCAGATCAAGAACGGCGACCGCAAGACCATCCGCCAGAACAAGCTCCCCGGTTACGTGCTGGTGCGCATGGACCTGACGAACGAGTCCTGGGGCGTCGTCCGCAACACCCCCGGCGTCACCGGCTTCGTGGGCAACGCCTACGACCCGTACCCGCTGACCCTGGACGAGATCGTCAAGATGCTCGCCCCCGAGGCCGAGGAGAAGGCGGCCCGCGAGGCTGCCGAGGCCGAGGGCAAGCCCGCGCCGCAGCGCAAGGTCGAGGTCCAGGTGCTGGACTTCGAGGTCGGTGACTCGGTCACCGTCACCGACGGCCCCTTCGCCACGCTCCAGGCGACGATCAACGAGATCAACGCCGACTCGAAGAAGGTCAAGGGCCTCGTCGAGATCTTCGGCCGCGAGACCCCGGTCGAGCTGAGCTTCGACCAGATCCAGAAGAACTGA
- the rplK gene encoding 50S ribosomal protein L11, whose protein sequence is MPPKKKKVTGLIKLQIQAGAANPAPPVGPALGQHGVNIMEFCKAYNAATESQRGWVVPVEITVYEDRSFTFITKTPPAAKMILKAAGVEKGSGEPHKTKVAKITDAQVREIATTKMEDLNANDLDAASKIIAGTARSMGITVEG, encoded by the coding sequence ATGCCTCCCAAGAAGAAGAAGGTCACGGGGCTTATCAAGCTCCAGATCCAGGCCGGCGCGGCCAACCCGGCTCCGCCGGTCGGCCCCGCGCTGGGCCAGCACGGCGTCAACATCATGGAGTTCTGCAAGGCCTACAACGCCGCGACCGAGTCGCAGCGTGGCTGGGTCGTGCCGGTGGAGATCACGGTCTACGAAGACCGTTCTTTCACCTTCATCACCAAGACCCCCCCGGCCGCCAAGATGATCCTCAAGGCCGCGGGCGTCGAGAAGGGCTCCGGCGAGCCGCACAAGACCAAGGTCGCGAAGATCACCGACGCGCAGGTCCGCGAGATCGCCACCACCAAGATGGAAGACCTCAACGCGAACGACCTGGACGCCGCGTCGAAGATCATCGCGGGTACCGCGCGTTCCATGGGCATCACGGTCGAGGGCTGA
- the rplA gene encoding 50S ribosomal protein L1, with amino-acid sequence MKRSKSLRAADAKIDGERLYAPLEAIRLAKETSVSKFDGTVEVAFRLGVDPRKADQMVRGTVNLPHGTGKTARVLVFATGDRAEAARAAGADIVGAEDLIDEVAKGRLDFDAVVATPDLMGKVGRLGRVLGPRGLMPNPKTGTVTPDVSKAVTDIKGGKIEFRVDKHANLHFIIGKSSFDDTLLVENYGAALEEILRLKPSAAKGRYIKNATVSTTMGPGVPLDSNRTRNLLTEEDPASV; translated from the coding sequence GTGAAGCGCAGCAAGTCTCTCCGCGCTGCCGACGCCAAGATCGACGGGGAGCGCCTGTACGCGCCCCTCGAAGCGATCCGGCTGGCCAAGGAGACCTCCGTCAGCAAGTTCGACGGCACCGTCGAGGTCGCCTTCCGCCTGGGTGTCGACCCTCGCAAGGCGGACCAGATGGTCCGTGGCACCGTGAACCTTCCGCACGGCACCGGCAAGACCGCCCGGGTCCTGGTCTTCGCGACCGGTGACCGTGCCGAGGCCGCGCGTGCCGCGGGCGCCGACATCGTCGGCGCCGAAGACCTCATCGACGAGGTCGCGAAGGGCCGTCTGGACTTCGACGCCGTCGTCGCCACCCCGGACCTCATGGGCAAGGTCGGCCGTCTCGGCCGCGTGCTCGGCCCGCGTGGTCTGATGCCGAACCCGAAGACCGGCACCGTCACCCCCGATGTCTCCAAGGCTGTCACGGACATCAAGGGCGGCAAGATCGAGTTCCGCGTCGACAAGCACGCGAACCTTCACTTCATCATCGGCAAGTCGTCCTTCGACGACACGCTGCTGGTGGAGAACTACGGCGCCGCGCTGGAGGAGATCCTCCGTCTGAAGCCGTCCGCCGCGAAGGGCCGCTACATCAAGAACGCCACCGTCAGCACCACGATGGGCCCCGGCGTTCCGCTCGACTCCAACCGCACCCGCAACCTCCTCACCGAGGAGGACCCGGCCTCCGTCTGA